The following coding sequences lie in one Kiloniellales bacterium genomic window:
- a CDS encoding FAD-dependent oxidoreductase, with product MEHVIIGAGPAGVIAAETLRRTDPSSSVTLIGDEPEAPYSRMAIPYLLADDIGEEGTHLRHGEGHYDKLGIAVKQGRVSKVDADARRLSLEGGGDLGYDRLLIATGSHAIRPPIPGMDLPGVENCWTLEDTRKIIAATRKDSRVVLLGAGFIGCIVLEALALRGVKLTVVEMADRMVPRMMDATGGEMIKRWCESKGVAVRTSTRVTGIEKSAGGLMLSFDSGEPLEVDFVVSATGVRPNIAFLEGSGIETDIGVLVNHNLQSSRPEVYAAGDVAQGPDFSTGERQIHAIQPTAADHGRIAALNMAGQTTAYKGSLSMNVLNTLGLISSSFGLWMGVDGGQQVEVVDKERFKYLRLCFQDDVVVGALALGLTQHVGVVRGLVQTKVRLGTWKERLMKDPHLVMDAYLACTQGQTPPGAAAA from the coding sequence ATGGAACACGTCATCATCGGTGCCGGCCCGGCCGGCGTTATCGCGGCCGAGACCCTGCGCCGCACCGACCCCTCGAGCAGCGTCACCCTGATCGGCGACGAGCCCGAGGCGCCCTATTCGCGCATGGCGATCCCCTACCTCCTGGCCGACGACATCGGCGAGGAAGGGACCCATCTGCGCCACGGCGAGGGCCACTACGACAAGCTGGGCATCGCGGTGAAGCAGGGCCGGGTCTCCAAGGTCGATGCCGATGCCAGGCGGCTCAGCCTGGAAGGCGGCGGCGACCTCGGCTACGACCGGCTCTTGATCGCCACCGGGTCCCACGCGATCCGGCCGCCGATCCCCGGCATGGACCTGCCCGGGGTGGAGAACTGCTGGACCCTGGAGGACACCCGCAAGATCATCGCGGCGACCAGGAAGGACAGCCGGGTGGTCCTGCTGGGTGCCGGCTTCATCGGCTGCATCGTGCTCGAGGCGCTGGCCCTGCGCGGCGTCAAGCTGACCGTGGTCGAGATGGCCGACCGCATGGTGCCGCGGATGATGGACGCGACCGGCGGCGAGATGATCAAGCGCTGGTGCGAGAGCAAGGGCGTCGCGGTCAGGACCTCGACCAGGGTGACCGGGATCGAGAAGAGTGCGGGCGGGCTCATGCTCTCGTTCGACAGCGGCGAGCCGCTCGAGGTCGACTTCGTGGTCAGCGCCACGGGCGTGCGGCCGAACATCGCCTTCCTCGAGGGCAGCGGCATCGAGACCGACATCGGCGTCCTGGTGAACCACAACCTGCAGAGCAGCCGGCCCGAGGTCTACGCCGCCGGCGACGTCGCCCAGGGGCCGGACTTCTCGACCGGCGAACGGCAGATCCACGCGATTCAGCCGACCGCGGCGGATCACGGCCGGATCGCCGCGCTCAACATGGCCGGGCAGACCACCGCCTACAAAGGCAGCCTCTCGATGAACGTGCTCAACACCCTGGGCCTGATCTCCAGCTCCTTCGGCCTCTGGATGGGTGTCGACGGCGGCCAGCAGGTCGAGGTGGTCGACAAGGAGCGCTTCAAGTACCTGAGGCTCTGCTTCCAGGACGACGTCGTGGTCGGCGCCCTGGCGCTGGGGTTGACCCAGCACGTCGGCGTGGTCCGCGGGCTGGTCCAGACCAAGGTCCGACTCGGCACCTGGAAGGAGCGGCTGATGAAGGACCCGCACCTGGTGATGGACGCCTATCTCGCCTGCACCCAGGGCCAGACGCCGCCCGGCGCCGCGGCCGCGTGA
- a CDS encoding MoaD/ThiS family protein, giving the protein MKITFKTAGGLVRFLPPGSKERTAEIEVAAGATPLDVIAQLGMPKDGSYLVIHNGSSVPRAERASLVLAENDSLAIMPPLKGG; this is encoded by the coding sequence GTGAAGATCACCTTCAAGACGGCGGGCGGCCTGGTGCGCTTCCTGCCGCCCGGCAGCAAGGAGCGGACGGCCGAGATCGAGGTCGCGGCGGGCGCCACCCCGCTCGACGTCATCGCCCAGCTCGGCATGCCCAAGGACGGCAGCTACCTGGTGATCCACAACGGCAGCTCGGTGCCCCGCGCCGAGCGCGCCAGCCTGGTCCTGGCCGAGAACGACAGCCTCGCGATCATGCCGCCGCTGAAGGGCGGGTGA